Proteins found in one Zea mays cultivar B73 chromosome 1, Zm-B73-REFERENCE-NAM-5.0, whole genome shotgun sequence genomic segment:
- the LOC103631225 gene encoding beta-carotene 3-hydroxylase, chloroplastic codes for MAVARLVAAPFPLATCRLRRPRPALPPAHAGPGPRPQVLVLAPPAATAARRAVPVRAAPEDEAVVAGDGGGGDAEAVAARAARKQSERRTYLVAAVMSSLGITSMAAAAVYYRFAWQMEGGGEIPVTEMVGTFALSVGAAVGMEFWARWAHRALWHASLWHMHQSHHRPRDGPFELNDVFAIVNAVPAMSLLAYGFFNRGLVPGLCFGAGLGITLFGMAYMFVHDGLVHRRFPVGPIENVPYFRRVAAAHQIHHMDKFQGVPYGLFLGPKELKEVGGTEELEKEIKKRIRRREALDAIQ; via the exons ATGGCCGTCGCGAGGCTGGTGGCCGCCCCATTCCCTCTCGCCACGTGCCGCTTGCGGAGGCCACGCCCAGCCTTGCCCCCCGCGCATGCGGGGCCGGGGCCGCGGCCGCAGGTCCTGGTGCTCGCGCCTCCCGCTGCCACGGCGGCCCGGCGCGCCGTGCCCGTGCGCGCGGCGCCGGAGGACGAGGCCGTGGTCGCCGGCGACGGCGGCGGAGGGGACGCGGAGGCCGTGGCGGCGCGCGCGGCGCggaagcagtcggagcggcggacTTACCTGGTGGCGGCGGTCATGTCCAGCCTCGGGATCACGTccatggccgccgccgccgtctaCTACCGCTTCGCCTGGCAAATGGAG GGGGGCGGCGAGATCCCGGTGACGGAGATGGTCGGCACCTTCGCGCTCTCGGTGGGCGCCGCG GTGGGGATGGAGTTCTGGGCGCGGTGGGCGCACCGGGCGCTGTGGCACGCGTCGCTGTGGCACATGCACCAGTCCCACCACCGGCCCCGCGACGGGCCCTTCGAGCTCAACGACGTCTTCGCCATCGTCAACGCCGTCCCGGCCATGTCCCTCCTCGCCTACGGCTTCTTCAACCGGGGCCTCGTGCCGGGCCTCTGCTTCGGCGCG GGGCTGGGGATCACGTTGTTCGGGATGGCCTACATGTTCGTGCACGACGGCCTCGTCCACCGCCGCTTCCCCGTCGGGCCCATCGAGAACGTGCCCTACTTCCGCCGCGTCGCCGCCGCCCATCAG ATACATCACATGGACAAGTTCCAGGGCGTGCCCTACGGCCTGTTCCTGGGGCCCAAG GAGCTGAAGGAGGTGGGAGGAACtgaggagctggagaaggagATCAAGAAGAGGATCAGGAGGAGGGAGGCCCTAGACGCCATCCAATAA
- the IDP755 gene encoding uncharacterized protein LOC100282803: MAAPEAPACYVGIARQSAAFRLMKQMGWEEGEGLGKDKQGIKGHVRVKNKQDTLGVGVDSPHNKWVYDTTQFDNILKKLKVQSANPVQEEVAAVESDSPDITPKKDKSAKHEVTKVTRPQGRYKKRERGKSVNSYSATDLQGILVRKNEDNSKVDQKLEPTCLDEPDPIICLDAVSQADDVNWWGHKFGFLSGGFLGAKSRKNKSSQKDLANVRQTFAEEDQENLYNLVQDKATSGKQGLGIKGLPMKVAGQRWKGNKTSFVDSDDDNSAQSDEYSEIEENGDEEEHISASESIDTDKNADKELLVDARPKTKVKKLCKRILRQAPSQSMKLKDLKVAVEEHSNVVFSSFSGRREALLFLKKKLQGSRKFNVDGKKVQLVS, translated from the exons ATGGCTGCTCCCGAAGCGCCCGCATGCTACGTCGGGATCGCGCGGCAGTCCGCCGCCTTCCGCCTTATGAAACAAATG GGATGGGAAGAAGGTGAAGGCCTTGGCAAAGACAAGCAAGGCATAAAGGGTCATGTTAGGGTGAAAAACAAGCAGGACACACTAG GTGTTGGTGTAGATAGCCCTCATAACAAATGGGTATACGATACCACCCAATTTGACAACATATTGAAGAAACTGAAAGTG CAATCAGCTAATCCTGTTCAAGAAG AGGTTGCAGCTGTAGAAAGTGATTCACCTGACATCACACCCAAGAAAGACAAATCAGCAAAACATGAAGTTACTAAAGTTACTCGACCTCAAGGAAG ATACAAGAAAAGAGAGAGGGGGAAAAGTGTGAACTCTTATTCAGCAACAGATCTTCAAGGCATACTC GTACGCAAAAATGAAGATAATTCCAAAGTGGATCAGAAACTTGAACCGACATGCTTGGATGAACCTGATCCCATCATCTGTTTGGATGCAG TATCCCAAGCTGATGATGTGAACTGGTGGGGGCACAAGTTTGGATTTTTATCAGGAGGGTTTCTAGGAGCAAAATCCCGTAAAAATAAATCTTCACAAAAAGATCTTGCTAATGTCCGCCAGACATTTGCAGAGGAAGATCAAGAAAATTTGTACAATCTTGTTCAG GATAAAGCTACTTCTGGAAAGCAGGGTCTTGGCATCAAAGGCCTGCCAATGAAAGTTGCTGGCCAACGTTGGAAGGGAAACAAAACTTCGtttgttgatagtgatgatgataaTTCAGCCCAGTCCGATGAGTATTCAGAAATCGAAGAGAATGGCGATGAGGAAGAACATATCAGTGCTTCTGAATCAATAGACACAGATAAGAATGCAGACAAAGAATTGCTTGTGGATGCTAGACCCAAAACCAAGGTCAAGAAACTTTGCAAAAGAATACTTCGTCAG GCCCCATCTCAGTCAATGAAATTGAAGGATCTTAAGGTCGCCGTTGAGGAACACTCAAATGTTGTATTTTCCAGCTTCTCTGGTAGACGCGAAGCCCTGTTGTTTTTGAAGAAAAAG CTTCAAGGAAGCAGGAAATTCAATGTGGACGGCAAGAAAGTTCAGCTCGTGTCATGA
- the LOC100194359 gene encoding Sphingoid long-chain bases kinase 2, mitochondrial, whose protein sequence is MAAPATPRQSLILPRASSHSHSQPSAGGLTSYRVTASHRRRGDFVFVVNPLGANGRTGKQWKQLLPLLRTRLADQCNICECITSGPSHAIDVTREAIKDGVDAVIAVGGDGTLHEVVNGFFWEGSPVCALDRGPDHSTALGLIPLGTGSDFARTFGWTNDPHDAIDRIVRGVKSKLDVGVMEGPNREPHFFVNVADIHLSAKAGYFASMYKSFGNLCYVFGALRAFWGHNNQDMRIKVNGGEWRTVHNVTALCIGNAKYFGGGMKITPTADPFSGNLEVVILQDFKWYDFILKLHRLYGGTHLSVNGVSSMRVQSIEVAEVAASGGVFVQSDGEHFGFLPTKFSVLPRAVDFFC, encoded by the exons ATGGCTGCGCCGGCGACGCCGAGGCAGTCGCTGATCCTCCCACGTGCCTCCTCGCACTCGCACTCCCAACCCAGCGCCGGCGGGCTCACCTCTTACCGCGTCACCGCCTCCCACCGCCGGCGCGGCGATTTCGTTTTCGTCGTCAACCCCTTGG GCGCCAATGGCCGCACGGGAAAGCAGTGGAAGCAGTTGCTGCCGCTTCTCCGCACCCGCCTCGCTGACCAGTGCAAC ATTTGCGAGTGCATCACTTCGGGCCCATCCCATGCCATAGATGTCACAAGGGAG GCTATAAAGGATGGGGTTGATGCCGTGATAGCTGTTGGAGGTGATGGTACACTTCATGAG GTGGTCAATGGTTTCTTTTGGGAAGGAAGTCCAGTGTGTGCTCTGGATCGAGGGCCTGATCATTCGACGGCGCTGGGT ctcattccACTTGGAACTGGCTCAGATTTTGCTCGGACATTTGGCTG GACAAATGATCCCCATGACGCGATTGATCGAATTGTGAGAG GAGTAAAATCAAAACTAGACGTAGGCGTGATGGAGGGTCCAAACAGAGAACCACACTTCTTTGTTAATGTTGCTGATATCCATTT GAGTGCTAAGGCAGGTTATTTTGCTTCTATGTATAAGAGTTTTGGTAACTTATGCTATGTATTTGGAGCTTTAAGAGCCTTTTGGGGACATAATAATCAAGATATGAGAATAAAG GTAAATGGGGGAGAATGGAGAACTGTTCATAACGTCACAGCCCTGTGCATAGGGAATGCCAAATACTTCGGTGGTGGTATGAAGATAACTCCAACAGCTGATCCGTTTAGTGGCAACCTTGAG GTTGTTATTCTTCAAGATTTCAAATGGTACGACTTTATTCTGAAGCTACACAGGCTCTATGGAGGTACACATCTATCAGTGAATGGTGTTTCGTCAATGAG GGTCCAATCAATTGAAGTAGCAGAGGTGGCGGCTAGCGGTGGCGTCTTTGTGCAATCTGACGGAGAGCATTTCGGCTTTCTGCCGACCAAGTTTTCAGTCCTTCCCCGTGCAGTTGATTTCTTCTGCTAG
- the LOC100194359 gene encoding sphingoid long-chain bases kinase 2, mitochondrial isoform X1: MAAPATPRQSLILPRASSHSHSQPSAGGLTSYRVTASHRRRGDFVFVVNPLGANGRTGKQWKQLLPLLRTRLADQCNICECITSGPSHAIDVTREAIKDGVDAVIAVGGDGTLHEVVNGFFWEGSPVCALDRGPDHSTALGLIPLGTGSDFARTFGWTNDPHDAIDRIVRGVKSKLDVGVMEGPNREPHFFVNVADIHLSAKAGYFASMYKSFGNLCYVFGALRAFWGHNNQDMRIKVNGGEWRTVHNVTALCIGNAKYFGGGMKITPTADPFSGNLEVVILQDFKWYDFILKLHRLYGGTHLSVNGVSSMSIAFAGSNQLK; the protein is encoded by the exons ATGGCTGCGCCGGCGACGCCGAGGCAGTCGCTGATCCTCCCACGTGCCTCCTCGCACTCGCACTCCCAACCCAGCGCCGGCGGGCTCACCTCTTACCGCGTCACCGCCTCCCACCGCCGGCGCGGCGATTTCGTTTTCGTCGTCAACCCCTTGG GCGCCAATGGCCGCACGGGAAAGCAGTGGAAGCAGTTGCTGCCGCTTCTCCGCACCCGCCTCGCTGACCAGTGCAAC ATTTGCGAGTGCATCACTTCGGGCCCATCCCATGCCATAGATGTCACAAGGGAG GCTATAAAGGATGGGGTTGATGCCGTGATAGCTGTTGGAGGTGATGGTACACTTCATGAG GTGGTCAATGGTTTCTTTTGGGAAGGAAGTCCAGTGTGTGCTCTGGATCGAGGGCCTGATCATTCGACGGCGCTGGGT ctcattccACTTGGAACTGGCTCAGATTTTGCTCGGACATTTGGCTG GACAAATGATCCCCATGACGCGATTGATCGAATTGTGAGAG GAGTAAAATCAAAACTAGACGTAGGCGTGATGGAGGGTCCAAACAGAGAACCACACTTCTTTGTTAATGTTGCTGATATCCATTT GAGTGCTAAGGCAGGTTATTTTGCTTCTATGTATAAGAGTTTTGGTAACTTATGCTATGTATTTGGAGCTTTAAGAGCCTTTTGGGGACATAATAATCAAGATATGAGAATAAAG GTAAATGGGGGAGAATGGAGAACTGTTCATAACGTCACAGCCCTGTGCATAGGGAATGCCAAATACTTCGGTGGTGGTATGAAGATAACTCCAACAGCTGATCCGTTTAGTGGCAACCTTGAG GTTGTTATTCTTCAAGATTTCAAATGGTACGACTTTATTCTGAAGCTACACAGGCTCTATGGAGGTACACATCTATCAGTGAATGGTGTTTCGTCAATGAG CATTGCTTTTGCAGGGTCCAATCAATTGAAGTAG